The following proteins are encoded in a genomic region of Odontesthes bonariensis isolate fOdoBon6 chromosome 19, fOdoBon6.hap1, whole genome shotgun sequence:
- the LOC142369439 gene encoding uncharacterized protein LOC142369439, translating into MFMFLLIICLLGQNRAAPVIMDRTDAGLQLLLQNQLDPSAPTPTPDVPQRMTSSSSSSSSSSSSSVSSESSQSLEAVQLQRAPQELEDTAAEQVDSSQESSELLPPPSNSTSSGRGLSELVSLGQGMPEREEGGDSEDEERPDQAIIQGQHGNTNQTSEVGGATGDVGGVTDGSRANEDTFPQLSDDSREGPDELTFHLPGYHGDEAGLELGV; encoded by the exons ATGTTTATGTTCCTGCTGATCATCTGTCTGCTGGGTCAGAACCGGGCCGCTCCTGTGATAATGGACCGAACTGATGCcggcctccagctcctcctgcagaACCAACTGGACCCGTCAGCG CCCACTCCCACTCCTGACGTCCCTCAGCGgatgacatcatcatcatcatcttcatcctcctcctcttcgtcATCAGTTTCCTCAGAGTCCAGCCAGAGTTTGGAG GCTGTCCAGCTGCAGCGAGCCCCTCAGGAGTTGGAAGACACG GCCGCGGAGCAGGTGGACTCATCGCAGGAG AGCTCGGAGCTCCTCCCGCCTCCCAGCAACTCCACCAGCAGTGGGCGGGGCCTCAGCGAACTGGTTTCACTGGGACAGGGGATGCCCGAGCGAGAAGAGGGAGGCGACAGCGAGGACGAGGAGCGCCCGGATCAG GCCATTATCCAGGGTCAACACGGCAACACCAACCAGACTTCTGAAGTGGGCGGGGCCACAGGTGATGTAGGCGGGGTCACAGACGGCAGCCGGGCGAATGAAGACACGTTTCCACAGCTATCTGACGACAGCAGGGAGGGGCCTGACGAGCTGACCTTTCACCTGCCTGGTTACCACGGTGACGAGGCGGGGCTAGAGCTGGGGGTATAG
- the LOC142369434 gene encoding uncharacterized protein LOC142369434 — translation MFLVLLVLLHVSQHASWVQVQVFEGEESVLLPCQVPVNVSNGSTVVWDRGDLKISTVHVRRPAGEYLADQNQMYQGRTSVQDGALQTGDLSLTLTKPTFTDAGNYTCTVRRVGEDLSQTAIHLQVRENPGFSFGVLIAVLVPLVLLVTVGALMFNRRKKKKRKAVCQAETVEVTEGKKSVLLPFKTKPDLPEDLRVEWSCSNHQQLVHVYPNIQNQSGEQDEVHLGRTEMREAPLKAGDLSLSLKKPRLNDSGAYRCTVLQAGRILLQKVVTLSVTESFLEKVKVTEGEESVLLPFKMASDLPDDVRVTWRRTDRDEAVHEYPRDQNQENVRILEEYQGRTEMTEDGVRSGDLSVTLMGPRVSDSSIYICSVCSSEGTKLKLKMVALTVSTVGQVEVLEVTKVARSVRLPFETPPRLLCQDVSVEWRRSDNTVIHEYREGRHHRHQDYRTEMGDDPLTTGDLSLTLKDLHLTDDVYTCTIYDNGGRVLKQKVVGLRVKVHEMEIVEVPKGETSVELPFRTAALSEDVRVEWRHPDSKRTDVLTYENGDIQPDKQDKVYRDRANMEKDPLRTGNLTLTLRDPVRNDNGLYTCTVYKGGDILLQKLMILSVRESSSINFIERIPSYKKRRPRNPPEALPSEALPLSPPCDT, via the exons ATGTTTCTGGTGCTGCTGGTCCTCCTGCACG TTTCCCAGCATGCCTCTTgggtgcaggtgcaggtgtttgagggggaggagtctgtcctGCTGCCCTGTCAGGTACCGGTGAACGTCTCCAACGGATCCACGGTGGTGTGGGACCGCGGCGACCTGAAGATCTCCACAGTTCACGTCCGTAGGCCTGCTGGGGAGTACCTGGCGGATCAGAACCAGATGTACCAGGGCCGGACCTCAGTGCAGGACGGCGCCCTGCAGACCGGAGACCTCAGCCTCACGCTGACTAAACCCACTTTCACCGACGCTGGAAACTACACCTGCACCGTCCGCAGGGTGGGAGAAGATCTGAGTCAGACTGCCATCCATctgcaggtcagag AAAATCCTGGTTTCTCATTCGGCGTTCTCATAGCGGTCCTGGTTCCCCTGGTTCTCCTGGTTACTGTTGGTGCCTTAATGTTTAACAGACGTAAAAAGAAGAAGCGCAAAGCAG TCTGTCAGGCGGAGACGGTGGAGGTGACGGAGGGGAAGAAATCTGTTCTCCTTCCATTTAAAACCAAACCAGACCTCCCCGAGGACCTCAGAGTGGAGTGGAGCTGCTCCAACCACCAACAGTTGGTCCACGTATATCCGAACATCCAGAACCAGTCGGGTGAACAGGATGAAGTTCATCTGGGCCGCACAGAGATGAGGGAAGCCCCCCTGAAAGCCGGAGACCTCAGCCTGAGCCTGAAGAAGCCCCGTCTGAATGACAGCGGAGCCTACAGATGCACCGTGTTACAGGCCGGACGCATCCTGCTGCAGAAGGTGGTGACGCTCAGCGTCACAG AGAGTTTCCTGGAGAAGGTGAAGGTGACAGAGGGGGAGGAGTCCGTGCTGCTCCCGTTTAAAATGGCCAGCGACCTTCCCGATGATGTCAGAGTGACGTGGAGACGCACCGACAGGGACGAGGCAGTGCACGAGTATcccagagaccagaaccaggaaaacGTGCGGATCCTCGAGGAGTATCAGGGTCGCACAGAGATGACCGAAGATGGAGTAAGATCTGGAGACCTCAGCGTGACCCTGATGGGGCCGCGAGTGAGCGACAGCAGCATCTACATCTGCAGCGTCTGCAGCAGCGAGGGAacaaagctgaagctgaagaTGGTGGCGCTCACTGTCAGCACAG TCGGTCAGGTAGAAGTCCTGGAGGTGACGAAAGTGGCGCGGTCCGTCCGGCTGCCCTTTGAAACGCCGCCTCGCCTCCTGTGTCAGGACGTCTCCGTGGAGTGGAGACGCTCCGACAACACGGTGATCCACGAGTACAGGGAAGGCCGACACCACCGGCACCAGGATTACCGCACAGAGATGGGGGACGACCCCCTGACCACCGGAGACCTCAGTCTGACACTGAAAGACCTCCATCTCACCGACGATGTCTACACCTGCACCATCTACGACAACGGGGGGAGAGTCCTGAAACAGAAAGTGGTGGGACTGAGGGTCAAAG TCCACGAGATGGAGATCGTGGAGGTGCCAAAGGGGGAAACATCTGTCGAGCTGCCCTTCAGAACCGCAGCTCTATCCGAGGATGTCAGGGTGGAGTGGAGACACCCCGACTCCAAGCGCACCGACGTCCTCACCTACGAGAACGGAGACATCCAGCCGGACAAACAGGACAAGGTGTACCGAGACCGTGCGAATATGGAGAAAGACCCGCTGAGGACCGGAAACCTCACCCTGACTCTGAGGGACCCCGTCCGCAATGACAACGGCCTCTACACCTGCACCGTCTACAAGGGTGGAGACATTCTGCTGCAGAAGCTGATGATCCTCAGTGTCAGGG AAAGCTCCTCGATCAACTTCATTGAACGGATTCCAAGTTACAAAAAGAGAAGACCAAGGAACCCCCCAGAGGCTCTTCCCTCAGAGGCTCTTCCCTTATCACCTCCGTGTGATACTTGA
- the mepceb gene encoding 7SK snRNA methylphosphate capping enzyme codes for MIRMSLDKEPVLPAEVPIFPVPVGLSEQSQLAKPRPLVRPKNGLQPPGTTQPLLHAPPPPAQRIGKRRFSMGVGFKGVAKRRRRANSDSQTEPVLPSHFLMGGNIFDPLNLNSLLDDDVNRATNQETPKCSPLPSRSRDPVEILVPRDITDPLNLKGGGQDGGAAGVLLSPLKSRRRHRYRHHGGGGGAAGEAEKEAVPARLFRRSGDAPPALTIEGGVCTSPLSCELNTAITCRDDVAPPPILPRRHTHPPQGTAQKSGAQGDGRHRKRRRTTSIRSADTVAVVTASLPTKFQTPLVGGAKAGRCGGPLLGSARPPQKKKKDKHRYQHGNHCRYYGYHGFYGDQHEGRVGVEEDPRLRLLEADWFRDKAVLDVGCGAGHMTLAVARRFNPAHILGVELDGRLVHAAKQNIRHFLSHDLVVGERKQGAGQQEGAGLQEDLGQGAGQQEGAGQQLGQLQRALSLLPSPLSFRVTRGPLSAPLLLLPPPSSSSRFPANVTFIQGDYVSEQEAWPGRGRYDVIVCLGVTKWVQLQAGDGGVARLFKRAYQSLSPGGLFILEPQPWSSYVHSKRASEATLRNYKSLRLRPEQFTSYLTDSVGFSSYRLLRHSGNQRPIYLFHKGPAHRK; via the exons ATGATCAGGATGTCGCTGGACAAAGAGCCCGTCCTCCCCGCCGAGGTGCCCATCTTCCCCGTCCCCGTCGGCCTATCGGAGCAGTCGCAGCtggctaagccccgccccctggtCCGTCCTAAAAACGGCCTCCAGCCGCCCGGCACCACCCAGCCCCTCCTCCACGCCCCGCCTCCGCCTGCTCAGCGAATCGGGAAGAGGCGTTTCTCCATGGGGGTCGGGTTTAAGGGCGTGGCCAAGCGTCGTCGCCGTGCCAACAGCGACAGCCAGACGGAGCCCGTGCTGCCGAGCCACTTCCTGATGGGCGGGAACATCTTCGACCCGCTGAACCTCAACTCGCTGCTGGACGATGACGTGAACAG GGCAACCAATCAGGAGACGCCGAAGTGCTCACCCCTGCCGTCGCGCAGCAGAGACCCCGTAGAGATCCTGGTTCCCCGTGACATCACCGACCCGCTGAAcctgaaggggggggggcaggacgGGGGGGCGGCGGGGGTGCTGCTGTCGCCCCTGAAGTCCAGGCGGAGACACCGGTACCGCCACCACGGCGGAGGGGGCGGGGCCGCAGGCGAGGCGGAGAAGGAGGCGGTGCCCGCCCGGCTGTTCCGCCGTTCGGGCGATGCGCCTCCCGCCCTGACCATAGAGGGCGGCGTCTGCACGTCCCCGCTGTCCTGCGAGCTCAACACGGCCATCACCTGCCGGGACGACGTGGCCCCGCCCCCCATCCTCCCCAGGAGACACACCCACCCGCCGCAGGGCACCGCCCAGAAGTCCGGGGCCCAGGGCGACGGCCGCCATCGGAAGCGGCGCCGCACCACGTCGATCAGGTCGGCGGACACTGTCGCCGTGGTGACCGCGTCCCTGCCAACCAAGTTTCAGACGCCTCTTGTGGGCGGGGCTAAAGCCGGCAG GTGTGGAGGACCTCTGCTGGGCTCCGCCCgcccaccacagaagaagaagaaggacaaGCACAGATACCAGCACGGCAACCACTGCCGTTACTACGGCTACCACGGTTTCTATGGCGACCAGCACGAAGGGCGGGTGGGCGTGGAGGAGGACCCGAGGCTCCGCCTCCTGGAAGCCGATTGGTTCAGAGACAAGGCGGTGCTGGACGTGGGCTGCGGCGCCGGTCACATGACGCTGGCCGTGGCTCGCAGGTTTAACCCCGCCCACATCCTGGGGGTGGAGCTAGACGGGAGACTGGTCCACGCCGCCAAGCAGAACATCAGGCACTTCCTGTCACATGACCTGGTGGTGggggagaggaagcagggggcGGGGCAACAGGAGGGGGCAGGGCTACAGGAGGACCTGGGGCAGGGGGCGGGGCAGCAGGAGGGGGCGGGGCAGCAGCTGGGGCAGCTCCAGCGGGCCCTCTCCCTCCTGCCCTCCCCCCTCTCCTTCAGGGTGACTCGGGggcctctctctgcccccctcctcctcctgccccccccgtcctcctcctccaggtTTCCCGCCAACGTCACCTTCATCCAG GGCGACTACGTGTCGGAGCAGGAGGCGTGGCCTGGGCGGGGCCGGTACGACGTCATCGTGTGTCTGGGCGTGACCAAGTGGGTGCAGCTGCAGGCGGGTGACGGGGGCGTGGCCAGGCTGTTCAAACGAGCCTATCAGAGCCTGTCGCCGGGCGGATTATTCATCCTGGAGCCGCAGCCGTGGAGCAGCTACGTCCACAGCAAGAGGGCCTCg GAGGCGACGCTGCGTAACTACAAGAGTCTGAGGCTCCGCCCAGAGCAGTTCACCTCCTACCTGACGGACAGCGTGGGCTTCAGCTCCTACAGGCTGCTGAGGCACTCAG GTAACCAGCGGCCGATCTACCTGTTCCACAAAGGCCCCGCCCACAGGAAGTGA
- the LOC142369094 gene encoding uncharacterized protein LOC142369094 — protein MKSVNLLLGVSGLLLSALTVSAVSLNISPNLQQFFSSDSSVSLSCVEDGRAADGWTVQRTSGGLTEDCTAGSGSLCVLGLSVPFGGRFWCESASGQRSEDVSIGVSDKGLILEIPALPVRTGCDVTLRCRRSSGQIVSAYFFVDGLHVGAESAAELVIRGVQRRDEGLYWCSTDTAGKSPQGSLRVRGLCCRLLVICPYCICSVLLVWICCSRNSGREPDLVLNTVGL, from the exons GCGTTTCTGGGCTGCTGCTGTCTGCCCTCACTGTTTCTGCAG TCTCTCTGAACATCAGCCCGAACCTTCAGCAGTTCTTCTCCTCAGACTCTTCGGTGTCTCTGAGCTGTGTTGAAGATGGACGGGCGGCCGATGGATGGACGGTGCAGAGGACCTCAGGGGGACTCACTGAGGACTGTACAGCAGGTTCTGGTTCCCTCTGTGTTCTGGGTCTGTCCGTCCCCTTCGGCGGACGCTTCTGGTGTGAAAGCGCTTCaggacagaggagtgaggacgTCAGCATCGGTGTGTCAG ATAAAGGTCTGATCCTGGAGATCCCGGCACTTCCTGTGAGGACAGGATGTGATGTCACTCTGCGCTGCAGACGCAGCAGCGGCCAGATAGTTTCTGCTTATTTCTTTGTGGACGGCCTTCACGTCGGAGCTGAATCTGCGGCGGAGCTCGTCATCAGAGGAGTCCAGAGGAGGGATGAAGGTCTCTACTGGTGCTCCACTGACACAGCTGGGAAATCTCCTCAGGGCTCCctgagggtcagag gtctctgctgccgCCTGCTGGTCATCTGTCCGTACTGCATCTGCAGCGTCCTGCTGGTGTGGATCTGCTGCAGCAGGAACTCAGGTAGAGAACCCGACCTGGTTCTGAACACTGTGGGTTTGTAA